A genomic stretch from Antarcticibacterium flavum includes:
- a CDS encoding DNA gyrase/topoisomerase IV subunit A, with product MDLDNQDNLPLNGEEQPKEQLIRVTGMYKDWFLDYASYVILERAVPAVEDGFKPVHRRIMHSMKDLDDGRYNKVANIVGHTMQYHPHGDASIGDAMVQIGQKDLLIDAQGNWGNILTGDRAAAPRYIEARLSKFALEVLFNPKLTEWQLSYDGRKKEPVNLPVRFPLLLAQGAEGIAVGLSTRILPHNFMELIDASIKHLKGKSFKLFPDFPTAGEADVTDYNDGMRGGRVRIRAKISQYDKNTLAITEIPYGTTTTTLIESILKANDKGKIKIKKIEDNTAENVEILIYLPPNISPDKTIDALYAFTTCENSISPLGCVIIDNKPVFLGVTEILKRSTDHTLSLLKQDLEIRLDEFEEQWHFASLERIFIENRIYRDIEEQETWEGVIKAIDEGLKPHIGHLKRAITEEDIVRLTEIRIKRISKFDIDKAQQKIEALEEEIAKVKHHLDHLVDYAVSYFERLKKEYGAGKERKTDLRLFDDIEASKVAMRNTKLYVNRNEGFIGTSLKKDEFVTDCSDIDDIIVFTGDGKMMVTKVDAKTFVGKDIIHVAVFKKKDKRTIYNLVYRDGKNGSSYIKRFAVTSITRDREYDVTQGKKDSKILYFSANPNGEAEVVTVYLRQVGSIKKLRFEVDFADMLIKGRNVKGNIVTKYAVKKIELKEEGVSTLKPRRIWFDDSVKRLNVDERGELLGEFKGEDRLLIITQNGVAKTIKPELTTRFDDEIIVLEKWVPKKPISAIYWEAEKEKYYVKRFLIENPDKDELFIGDHEKSFLELVSTDYIPQAELVFTKARGKDQRANEVVNLEEFISVKGIKALGNQLTTEKLKQINLLDPVPYEPEVVPTEELEVKDEETVESNTPNLAEGEIRKSSQGESQTKLFDE from the coding sequence ATGGATCTAGATAACCAGGATAATTTACCCTTAAACGGGGAGGAACAACCAAAAGAACAACTTATTCGTGTTACAGGCATGTACAAGGATTGGTTCCTAGATTATGCATCATATGTGATCCTGGAACGTGCAGTACCTGCTGTGGAAGATGGTTTTAAGCCCGTACACCGCCGTATAATGCACTCCATGAAAGATCTTGATGACGGCAGGTACAATAAAGTAGCCAATATCGTTGGACATACCATGCAGTATCACCCTCACGGGGATGCCAGTATAGGGGATGCCATGGTTCAAATTGGACAAAAAGACCTGCTCATAGATGCCCAGGGAAACTGGGGGAATATTTTAACTGGTGACCGGGCAGCGGCTCCCAGGTATATCGAAGCTCGGTTATCCAAATTTGCCCTGGAAGTTTTATTTAATCCTAAATTAACTGAATGGCAACTTTCCTATGATGGTCGTAAGAAAGAGCCGGTAAACCTCCCGGTGAGATTTCCGCTTTTACTGGCACAGGGAGCTGAAGGTATTGCGGTGGGATTAAGCACCAGGATCCTTCCTCATAATTTCATGGAACTTATAGATGCCTCTATAAAGCACCTCAAAGGAAAAAGCTTTAAACTCTTCCCGGATTTTCCAACCGCCGGGGAAGCAGATGTGACAGATTATAATGATGGGATGAGGGGAGGACGAGTGAGGATACGCGCCAAGATCTCCCAGTATGATAAAAATACTCTTGCAATTACGGAGATCCCATACGGTACCACTACCACCACCTTAATTGAATCTATACTTAAAGCAAACGACAAGGGAAAGATCAAGATCAAGAAGATAGAGGATAACACTGCAGAGAATGTGGAGATCCTTATCTACCTTCCCCCAAATATTTCACCAGATAAAACTATTGACGCGCTTTATGCCTTTACCACTTGTGAAAATTCCATTTCACCACTTGGCTGTGTGATCATTGATAATAAACCTGTATTCCTGGGGGTTACTGAAATCTTAAAGCGCTCTACAGATCATACTCTAAGTTTATTAAAACAGGACCTTGAGATCAGGCTGGATGAGTTTGAGGAGCAGTGGCATTTTGCCTCCCTTGAAAGAATATTTATAGAAAACAGGATATACCGTGATATTGAAGAACAGGAGACATGGGAGGGGGTAATTAAAGCGATAGATGAAGGTTTAAAACCTCATATTGGGCATCTAAAAAGAGCCATTACAGAAGAAGATATAGTAAGGCTTACAGAAATAAGGATCAAAAGGATCTCTAAATTTGATATCGATAAGGCACAGCAAAAAATAGAAGCCCTTGAGGAGGAGATCGCCAAAGTAAAACATCACCTGGACCATCTTGTAGATTACGCTGTTTCATATTTTGAAAGACTTAAGAAAGAATATGGTGCAGGAAAAGAGCGTAAGACAGATCTTCGCCTGTTTGATGATATAGAAGCTTCCAAGGTGGCTATGCGCAATACCAAGCTATATGTAAATCGAAATGAAGGCTTTATTGGTACCTCCCTTAAGAAAGACGAATTTGTTACAGATTGTTCAGACATCGATGATATTATAGTCTTCACGGGAGACGGGAAGATGATGGTGACCAAAGTAGATGCAAAAACCTTTGTAGGTAAGGATATTATACATGTGGCGGTCTTTAAGAAGAAAGATAAAAGAACGATCTACAACCTCGTATACCGCGACGGGAAGAATGGCTCCTCCTATATTAAGAGATTTGCCGTTACTTCTATTACCCGTGACAGGGAATATGATGTAACCCAGGGCAAGAAAGATTCAAAGATCCTGTATTTCTCTGCCAATCCTAATGGTGAAGCAGAAGTTGTTACAGTATACCTTAGACAGGTGGGAAGCATTAAGAAGCTAAGGTTTGAAGTGGATTTTGCAGATATGCTTATCAAGGGCCGAAATGTGAAAGGAAATATTGTAACCAAGTATGCGGTCAAGAAAATTGAACTCAAGGAAGAAGGTGTTTCAACCCTTAAGCCTCGCAGAATTTGGTTTGATGATAGTGTAAAGCGTCTTAATGTAGATGAAAGAGGAGAGCTTCTGGGAGAATTCAAAGGAGAGGACAGGCTGCTCATTATCACTCAAAACGGAGTGGCAAAAACAATAAAGCCCGAACTTACCACAAGGTTTGATGACGAAATAATTGTCCTGGAGAAGTGGGTGCCTAAAAAACCAATCTCGGCAATATATTGGGAGGCAGAAAAGGAAAAGTATTATGTGAAGCGTTTTCTAATTGAAAATCCAGATAAGGATGAGCTTTTTATAGGTGACCACGAGAAATCATTCCTGGAATTGGTTTCAACAGATTATATCCCGCAGGCAGAGCTGGTTTTTACTAAAGCGAGAGGTAAAGATCAACGGGCAAATGAAGTGGTAAATCTTGAAGAATTCATTTCAGTTAAAGGGATTAAAGCGCTTGGAAACCAGTTGACTACAGAAAAATTAAAACAAATAAACCTATTGGATCCCGTACCTTATGAACCTGAAGTTGTTCCTACCGAGGAGCTGGAGGTGAAGGATGAGGAAACAGTGGAAAGTAACACACCAAACCTTGCAGAAGGTGAGATAAGAAAAAGTTCCCAGGGGGAAAGCCAGACAAAATTATTTGATGAGTAA
- the mscL gene encoding large conductance mechanosensitive channel protein MscL: MGFLKEFKEFAVKGNMIDMAVGIIIGTAFNKVVDVLVKQVVMPPLSMMTEGVNYASRRIVLREGVAEQPGVSPAVEEIAIGYGALVEALIDFLIIGMTIFLVVKLMNRFRRKSEDPKDKTVETPKNIELLTNLNELMEEQNKLLRKGGQNN; encoded by the coding sequence ATGGGGTTTTTAAAGGAATTTAAGGAGTTTGCTGTAAAAGGCAATATGATAGATATGGCGGTGGGGATCATCATAGGTACCGCCTTTAATAAGGTGGTAGATGTGCTCGTGAAACAGGTCGTAATGCCGCCACTATCAATGATGACAGAAGGGGTTAACTACGCTTCAAGGAGAATAGTCCTGCGGGAAGGTGTTGCAGAACAGCCGGGTGTTTCCCCTGCAGTAGAGGAGATAGCAATAGGATATGGAGCCCTCGTGGAGGCACTCATAGATTTTTTGATTATAGGGATGACCATATTCCTGGTGGTGAAATTAATGAACAGGTTTCGAAGAAAATCTGAAGATCCCAAAGACAAAACAGTCGAAACTCCAAAGAATATTGAATTGCTTACCAATCTTAATGAGTTAATGGAGGAGCAAAATAAATTATTACGAAAAGGCGGGCAAAATAACTGA
- a CDS encoding DNA topoisomerase IV, translated as MKYFPVVLCVLVLFTGCYSPERDCASYRTGTFEFETYLNGEIVTSRFVRNDSIEIDHFQGKTDTSSVRWLNDCEYIIKNLNPKNRAERQPIHIKILTTGKDSYTFEYGLVGDSQKEKGEVKRIE; from the coding sequence ATGAAGTATTTCCCGGTTGTTTTATGTGTTTTAGTGTTATTCACCGGATGTTATTCCCCTGAACGGGATTGTGCCAGTTACAGGACCGGAACCTTTGAATTTGAAACTTACCTCAATGGGGAGATCGTCACTTCAAGATTTGTAAGAAATGACTCTATTGAAATTGATCATTTCCAGGGGAAAACCGATACCTCTTCTGTAAGATGGCTGAATGATTGCGAGTATATAATTAAGAATTTAAACCCGAAGAACCGGGCAGAGAGACAGCCAATTCATATAAAGATCCTTACGACAGGGAAAGACTCCTACACCTTTGAGTACGGCCTGGTTGGAGACAGCCAGAAAGAAAAGGGAGAGGTTAAACGTATTGAGTAA
- a CDS encoding helix-turn-helix domain-containing protein produces the protein MVNSDEFSNRLQKVMEYYDLSAAAFADAIDVGRSSISHIISGRNKPSLDFVLKIVQTYPEVELYWLLNGKGSFPTDVSKQEPPKASPSVATPAPSSTQEGVAPPGNLSATPASDTTRTGKEIKKIVIFYTDGSFEAFEN, from the coding sequence ATGGTAAACAGTGATGAGTTTAGCAACAGGTTGCAAAAAGTGATGGAATATTATGATCTTTCTGCCGCTGCATTTGCAGATGCGATAGATGTGGGCCGCTCTTCTATTTCACATATTATCTCGGGAAGGAATAAACCCAGCCTTGATTTTGTTCTCAAAATAGTTCAAACTTACCCCGAGGTAGAACTCTATTGGTTGCTGAATGGGAAAGGAAGTTTTCCAACCGATGTATCAAAGCAAGAACCTCCTAAAGCCTCCCCCTCTGTTGCTACTCCCGCACCTTCTTCCACCCAGGAAGGTGTTGCTCCCCCAGGCAATTTATCAGCCACTCCTGCCTCTGATACAACCCGGACAGGAAAAGAAATAAAAAAAATAGTAATTTTTTACACTGACGGTTCTTTTGAAGCCTTTGAAAATTGA
- a CDS encoding M14 family zinc carboxypeptidase, whose product MEKTSITSYEDFIVNYSLYKEERLQGRYLNFDHIEKAIHEVGSAFKFYEVGKSHMGEPIHRITVGNGKIKIFAWSQMHGNESTTTKAVFDILKSFRIFANEEYIESLLKELQICFVPMLNPDGARAYTRVNSRGVDLNRDAHNREEEESKVLRKVYNEFKPHYCFNLHDQRTIFSAGPKPLPATISFLTPAMNEERSVTPSRKASMKVIVAMNERLQEKIPGMVGRYSDAFNINCTGDTFQSLDVPTILFEAGHYYNDYEREKVREFLVQALITALEVIAAKKINTKSEEDYFNIPQNEKLFFDVILRRALLKDQIVDIAIQYNEELVDNKIEFIPCIEKIEANLKFYGHKEIDCEEKEVKLSDGGEVSENVIVHNLLLKNEVLIIKYANN is encoded by the coding sequence ATGGAAAAAACATCAATTACCTCATATGAGGATTTCATTGTAAACTATTCACTTTATAAGGAAGAAAGGCTCCAGGGCCGTTACCTTAATTTTGATCATATAGAAAAGGCTATTCACGAAGTTGGTTCAGCTTTTAAATTTTATGAAGTTGGGAAATCTCATATGGGGGAACCTATCCATAGAATTACTGTGGGCAATGGTAAAATAAAAATTTTTGCATGGTCACAAATGCACGGGAATGAATCTACCACTACAAAAGCGGTTTTTGATATTCTTAAGTCCTTCAGGATATTTGCTAATGAGGAATATATTGAAAGCCTTCTTAAAGAGCTTCAAATTTGTTTTGTTCCCATGCTCAATCCAGATGGCGCCAGAGCTTATACAAGAGTAAATTCTCGTGGAGTTGACCTTAACAGGGATGCCCACAACCGGGAAGAGGAAGAAAGCAAAGTCTTGAGAAAGGTATATAATGAATTTAAGCCTCATTATTGCTTTAATCTGCACGACCAACGTACTATTTTTAGTGCCGGCCCAAAACCCTTACCTGCTACTATTTCGTTTTTAACTCCCGCAATGAATGAGGAGAGGAGCGTCACGCCTTCAAGGAAAGCATCTATGAAAGTGATTGTAGCGATGAATGAGCGACTTCAGGAAAAAATCCCCGGAATGGTTGGCAGGTACAGCGATGCTTTTAATATTAACTGCACAGGCGATACGTTTCAATCGCTCGATGTTCCCACCATCCTGTTTGAAGCAGGACATTATTATAATGACTACGAGCGGGAAAAGGTCCGGGAGTTTCTTGTACAGGCTTTAATTACTGCCCTGGAGGTCATTGCTGCAAAAAAGATAAACACTAAAAGTGAGGAGGATTATTTCAATATACCTCAAAATGAGAAGCTGTTCTTTGATGTTATTTTACGAAGAGCACTCCTGAAGGATCAAATAGTCGATATCGCCATTCAATACAATGAAGAGTTGGTGGATAATAAAATAGAATTCATACCCTGCATTGAAAAGATAGAAGCCAATTTAAAATTTTATGGGCATAAGGAAATTGACTGTGAGGAAAAAGAAGTTAAGCTTTCAGATGGAGGAGAGGTCAGCGAAAACGTTATAGTTCATAATCTTCTTCTTAAAAATGAAGTTTTAATTATAAAATATGCAAATAACTGA
- a CDS encoding Lrp/AsnC family transcriptional regulator, whose protein sequence is MAKYKLDDTDHQILDMLIENTRTPFTDIAKKLNISAGTVHVRVKKMEEAQIILGSSLTLNYEKLGYAFIAYVGIFLKNTSQTKFVLERINDIPFVTVAHVTTGKFNVFCKIRARNTQHAKEIIFQLDDIEGVYRTETMISLEESMNDKKRLMHSIFKSM, encoded by the coding sequence ATGGCAAAGTACAAATTAGACGATACAGATCATCAAATTCTCGATATGCTAATTGAGAATACCCGCACCCCTTTTACAGATATAGCAAAAAAATTAAATATTTCTGCAGGAACAGTTCACGTAAGGGTGAAAAAAATGGAAGAAGCGCAAATTATACTTGGTTCTTCCCTTACCCTTAATTATGAAAAACTGGGGTATGCCTTTATTGCCTATGTTGGTATATTTTTGAAGAATACATCCCAAACAAAATTTGTATTGGAACGTATTAATGATATCCCATTTGTTACTGTTGCTCACGTAACTACAGGCAAATTCAATGTGTTTTGTAAAATACGTGCACGAAATACGCAACATGCCAAGGAAATTATTTTCCAGCTGGACGATATAGAAGGGGTTTACAGAACAGAGACAATGATCTCTCTTGAAGAAAGTATGAATGATAAGAAAAGATTGATGCATTCTATTTTCAAGAGTATGTAA
- a CDS encoding YihY/virulence factor BrkB family protein → MRKIKTFFSLIKKTYFSWNSNDPWAESAIIAYYTLFSLPSLLIIVVSIAGYFFGREAVQGKLTDQITEFIGADAARAVEGMITSAAITENSTWAIVFGVAMLLFGATGVFFRLKKSMNNIWNVAAKKETFMRMVLDRVISFGMVLAIGFLMLMALVISALVAILGDYIGDTAPVITTVGLKILNYVLSFVFITVLFGAIFKLLPDIHLKWRITIYGAALTTILFLIGEFLMGYYFGQSNPGSVYGGASSIVLILLWVNYTCLIMFFGAEFTVQYALHKNERIRPNRFSEPAIFKELEKLEKKNVKLQEDHKLLQRIKATIDVEREREECETDD, encoded by the coding sequence ATGAGGAAGATTAAAACCTTTTTCAGTCTTATTAAAAAGACCTACTTCAGCTGGAACAGTAATGATCCCTGGGCAGAGAGTGCTATTATAGCATATTACACTCTTTTTTCTCTTCCATCACTTTTGATCATCGTTGTTTCCATAGCAGGTTATTTTTTTGGAAGAGAGGCTGTACAGGGTAAGCTAACCGACCAGATTACTGAATTTATTGGGGCAGATGCAGCCAGAGCAGTGGAAGGAATGATCACCAGTGCTGCAATCACAGAAAACTCCACCTGGGCAATTGTTTTTGGTGTGGCTATGTTATTATTTGGAGCAACCGGGGTTTTTTTCAGATTAAAAAAATCCATGAACAACATCTGGAACGTCGCAGCCAAAAAAGAGACATTTATGCGAATGGTCCTGGACAGGGTTATATCTTTTGGAATGGTGCTGGCAATAGGCTTTTTAATGTTAATGGCGCTGGTAATATCAGCTCTGGTCGCCATACTTGGTGATTATATTGGAGATACGGCTCCCGTAATTACGACTGTTGGTTTGAAGATCCTTAATTATGTATTATCATTTGTTTTTATCACAGTACTGTTTGGAGCTATTTTTAAATTGCTGCCAGATATTCATTTGAAATGGAGGATCACAATTTACGGTGCTGCCTTAACTACTATTCTCTTTCTTATAGGTGAATTTCTCATGGGTTACTATTTTGGTCAAAGCAATCCCGGCTCTGTCTATGGAGGGGCTTCATCTATTGTTCTTATCCTATTGTGGGTAAATTACACCTGCCTCATTATGTTTTTTGGAGCAGAATTTACTGTACAATATGCCTTGCATAAAAATGAAAGAATAAGGCCTAATAGGTTTAGTGAGCCAGCAATTTTTAAGGAGCTGGAAAAGCTGGAAAAAAAGAACGTAAAACTACAGGAGGACCATAAACTGCTTCAAAGAATTAAAGCCACTATAGACGTGGAGAGGGAAAGGGAAGAGTGTGAAACCGATGATTAA
- a CDS encoding type 1 glutamine amidotransferase domain-containing protein: MKKRIAILATNGFEESELKSPKEAMEKEGFQVDIVSLESGKIKAWNEGNWSKEYDVDYTLDEVTPKDYNALVLPGGVINPDYLRRSDDALVFVRKFFEQKKPVAAICHAAWTLISADVVKGRKMTSFHSIKKDLMNAGANWVDEEVVVDQGFVTSRNPDDLPAFNAKVIEEIKEGKHEEQHA, translated from the coding sequence ATGAAAAAGAGAATAGCCATTTTGGCTACCAATGGATTTGAAGAAAGTGAATTGAAATCACCTAAAGAAGCAATGGAAAAGGAAGGCTTCCAGGTGGATATTGTGAGTTTGGAATCGGGAAAAATTAAAGCCTGGAATGAAGGCAACTGGTCAAAGGAATATGATGTTGACTACACTCTGGATGAAGTTACCCCAAAAGACTATAATGCATTAGTTTTACCCGGGGGAGTAATAAATCCAGATTATTTGAGAAGAAGTGATGATGCCCTGGTTTTTGTTAGAAAATTCTTTGAGCAAAAGAAACCTGTGGCGGCCATTTGCCACGCAGCCTGGACCCTAATAAGTGCAGATGTGGTTAAGGGTAGAAAAATGACCTCTTTTCACTCTATTAAAAAAGACCTTATGAATGCAGGTGCAAATTGGGTTGATGAAGAAGTAGTTGTGGATCAGGGATTTGTTACTAGCAGGAATCCAGATGATCTTCCTGCATTTAATGCAAAAGTAATTGAGGAAATTAAAGAAGGTAAACACGAAGAACAGCACGCATAA
- the aroB gene encoding 3-dehydroquinate synthase, with protein sequence MTLDAQLAPVFYSEDGYAQLNNFLSSKSPSIIFILVDSNTRELCLTRLLQKLETTCVTEVIEMEEGEQNKNIETCTGIWEALSELGADRKALLINLGGGVVTDLGGFVASTFKRGIDYINIPTTLLSMVDASVGGKTGVDLGNLKNQIGVISQPEMVIINTTFLETLPAVEMRSGLAEILKHGLIASRDYWHKANDLGKLTLDDLESIIAESVEIKTTIVKKDPREENLRKTLNFGHTFGHAIESFYLDHPHKKRLLHGEAVAAGMIIAAYISNHLTSLPQEDLEEITNNLLNSYPVSNMEREDYEPIMELMKFDKKNSHGKIKFVLLEKIGKAVIDCEVPQQLQTEALEYYNNLKKKE encoded by the coding sequence ATGACTTTGGACGCGCAACTGGCACCGGTTTTTTATTCTGAAGATGGTTATGCACAACTAAATAACTTTTTAAGTTCGAAATCACCTTCTATCATCTTCATTTTAGTTGACAGTAACACCAGGGAACTTTGCCTTACACGACTGCTTCAAAAATTGGAAACTACCTGTGTGACAGAAGTTATTGAAATGGAAGAGGGAGAACAAAACAAGAATATTGAGACCTGTACAGGAATTTGGGAAGCTTTAAGTGAGCTGGGAGCAGACAGAAAGGCACTGCTCATAAACCTGGGAGGTGGGGTGGTGACAGACCTTGGAGGTTTTGTGGCCAGCACCTTTAAACGCGGCATAGACTATATCAACATCCCTACTACCCTGCTTTCAATGGTGGATGCCTCGGTTGGCGGAAAAACCGGAGTGGACCTGGGTAACCTTAAGAACCAAATTGGAGTGATATCTCAACCGGAGATGGTCATTATAAATACCACCTTCCTGGAAACGCTGCCAGCAGTAGAAATGAGAAGTGGCCTGGCAGAGATCCTTAAACATGGCCTTATTGCCAGCAGGGATTACTGGCATAAAGCCAATGACCTTGGCAAACTTACCCTGGATGATCTTGAAAGCATAATTGCAGAATCTGTTGAAATCAAAACAACAATCGTTAAAAAGGATCCCAGGGAAGAAAATTTAAGAAAGACACTTAATTTTGGTCACACCTTTGGCCATGCAATTGAATCATTTTACCTGGACCACCCTCATAAGAAACGCTTGCTTCACGGGGAAGCTGTTGCTGCAGGGATGATCATTGCAGCATACATATCAAACCATTTAACTTCCCTTCCCCAGGAAGACCTGGAAGAGATCACAAATAACCTTTTAAACAGCTATCCTGTTTCAAATATGGAGCGGGAAGATTACGAACCCATCATGGAGTTAATGAAATTTGACAAAAAGAACTCCCATGGAAAGATCAAATTTGTACTTCTGGAAAAAATTGGGAAAGCCGTAATAGACTGCGAGGTCCCTCAACAACTGCAAACAGAGGCACTTGAATACTATAATAATCTTAAAAAGAAAGAATAA
- a CDS encoding proline dehydrogenase family protein, producing MITQKIFNDTETAFKLKSDDELNRALFLFGMINRPTLVKIGTSLTRFSLKMHLPVEGLIKSTIFNQFSGGESTDDCLPTIEKMYTKKLHSILDYSVEGKEQEEQFDAAMKKKISIIEFAAKRKELPFAVFKPTGIGRFAIWEKVTSRVTLTPEEEEEWKRVQQRVENICEAAYQNDISVLADAEETWMQGAADELMERMMMKYNQEKAIVFNTIQCYRWDRMQYLQDLHEKGKKNAFRVGAKIVRGAYMEKENERAKKMGYVSPICENKEATDVNFNGVLSYCLANLDDISVFIGTHNEVSNYLALQILEDKNLKIDDDRVWFSQLYGMSDHISYNLARKGYNTAKLLPFGPVRDVVPYLIRRAEENTSVKGQTGRELSLLIEEKKRRRGNLQKQQEIKEQPGLRRR from the coding sequence ATGATCACACAAAAGATTTTCAATGATACCGAGACAGCTTTTAAGTTAAAATCTGACGACGAACTCAACAGGGCTCTCTTCCTATTTGGAATGATCAACAGGCCCACCCTGGTTAAAATAGGAACCTCTTTAACCCGTTTTTCATTAAAGATGCACCTGCCGGTGGAGGGACTTATTAAAAGTACTATTTTCAATCAATTTAGTGGAGGGGAATCTACAGATGATTGCCTGCCAACAATTGAGAAAATGTACACCAAAAAACTTCACAGTATCCTTGATTACTCGGTAGAAGGGAAGGAGCAGGAGGAGCAGTTTGATGCTGCAATGAAAAAGAAGATAAGTATCATTGAATTTGCTGCCAAACGAAAGGAATTACCTTTTGCAGTTTTTAAACCAACGGGTATTGGCCGTTTCGCTATATGGGAAAAAGTGACTTCCAGGGTAACATTAACCCCGGAAGAAGAAGAGGAATGGAAGCGGGTACAACAGCGTGTTGAGAATATTTGTGAAGCAGCATATCAAAACGATATTAGTGTTCTGGCCGATGCAGAGGAAACCTGGATGCAGGGAGCGGCAGATGAGCTAATGGAAAGAATGATGATGAAATACAACCAGGAAAAGGCTATTGTTTTTAATACCATCCAGTGTTACAGGTGGGATCGTATGCAATACTTGCAGGACTTACATGAAAAAGGAAAGAAAAATGCCTTTAGGGTGGGTGCTAAGATTGTGCGTGGGGCTTATATGGAAAAGGAGAATGAACGGGCCAAAAAAATGGGATACGTCTCTCCAATTTGTGAGAATAAAGAAGCTACAGATGTTAATTTTAATGGAGTTTTATCGTACTGCCTGGCCAATTTAGATGATATATCTGTATTTATAGGAACTCATAATGAGGTAAGTAATTACCTGGCCTTACAGATCCTGGAAGACAAAAACCTTAAAATAGATGATGATCGCGTATGGTTTAGCCAGCTCTATGGAATGAGTGACCATATAAGTTATAATCTTGCCCGAAAAGGGTATAATACTGCCAAACTACTTCCTTTTGGGCCTGTTAGGGATGTCGTTCCATACCTTATAAGAAGGGCAGAGGAGAATACCTCTGTTAAAGGTCAAACCGGGCGGGAACTTTCCCTGTTGATCGAGGAAAAGAAACGCCGCAGGGGGAACCTACAAAAGCAACAAGAGATAAAAGAACAGCCGGGGTTAAGGAGAAGATAG
- a CDS encoding 1-acyl-sn-glycerol-3-phosphate acyltransferase, whose product MRYLYRFIFFRLMGWKLIGTIDPALKKCVVIVAPHTSWFDFLIGLMVRRILRREINFLAKKELFRPPFGWYFRWVGGTPLDRTPNQKKVDAIAEIFEQKEVFRLAMSPEGTRKKTERWKTGFYYIAKAANVPVIRVAFDYAKKQVTFSEPFYPTDDVEEDLRKILKFYDGVQGKVAENF is encoded by the coding sequence ATGAGATATCTCTACCGGTTTATCTTCTTTCGTCTTATGGGGTGGAAGCTTATAGGAACAATAGATCCTGCTTTAAAAAAGTGTGTTGTGATCGTTGCCCCTCACACCAGCTGGTTTGATTTTTTAATAGGCCTAATGGTGCGAAGGATATTAAGACGGGAAATTAATTTCCTGGCCAAAAAGGAATTGTTCAGGCCTCCCTTTGGATGGTATTTCAGATGGGTAGGAGGCACACCTCTGGACCGTACTCCTAATCAAAAAAAGGTGGACGCGATTGCTGAAATTTTTGAGCAGAAAGAAGTATTTCGCCTGGCGATGTCACCTGAGGGTACCCGAAAGAAAACAGAGCGTTGGAAAACAGGATTTTATTATATAGCAAAGGCAGCTAATGTGCCGGTAATTAGGGTGGCTTTTGATTATGCTAAAAAACAGGTAACTTTTTCTGAACCATTTTATCCAACTGATGATGTAGAGGAAGATCTAAGGAAGATCCTGAAATTCTACGACGGGGTCCAGGGAAAAGTAGCAGAGAATTTTTAA